One segment of Schistocerca nitens isolate TAMUIC-IGC-003100 chromosome 3, iqSchNite1.1, whole genome shotgun sequence DNA contains the following:
- the LOC126249071 gene encoding uncharacterized protein LOC126249071 produces MPYFNYMLRPVTDVENMEKNHKLGKLVSEEALKKALKLSVSGKKIVAQKVLDEIKRHQQTPAAPSTTVTVTPQKSITAGSSQVATTTEATATTKSSPLAAVKLPQMVEPQSVTATKPSAETTAKRTDTTTTDPPSTEIVPIKESKAATARRILSAPPPQPLPLPPPPPPATETAAATTAAATEPTTTVAAATKPSTTVAATQHCLRRSQRQGTSTSLNKDFLWLQTKERKRL; encoded by the exons atgcCTTATTTTAATTACATGCTGCGCCCTGTTACAGATGTTGAGAACATGGAAAAGAACCACAAATTGGGGAAACTGGTGTCTGAAGAAGCCCTTAAAAAGGCATTGAAGTTAAGTGTCAGTG GGAAGAAAATTGTAGCACAAAAAGTATTGGATGAAATAAAAAGGCACCAGCAAACACCTGCAGCACCATCAACGACAGTAACAGTAACACCACAAAAATCAATAACAGCAGGTTCATcacaagtagcaacaacaacagaagcaacagcaacaacaaaatcatcaccattggcagcagtaaaattaccACAAATGGTCGAACCACAATCAGTAACTGCAACTAAACCTTCAGCGGAAACAACAGCAAAACGAACAGATACTACAACAACAGATCCACCATCAACAGAAATAGTGCCAATAAAAGAATCAAAGGCAGCAACAGCAcgaagaatcctgtcagcaccaccaccacaaccactaccactaccaccaccaccacctccggccacagaaacagcagcagcaacaacagcagcagcaactgaaccaacaacaacagtagcagcagcaacaaaaccatcaacaacagttgcagcaacacaacactgcctaaggaggagtcaaagacaaggtacatctacatcattaaataaggattttttatggcttcagacaaaggaaaggaaaagattgtga